The Desulfovibrio porci genome includes a region encoding these proteins:
- a CDS encoding molybdopterin-dependent aldehyde oxidoreductase produces METKTLVVNGIPRRLLVNPDDSLVDVLRGQLQLTSVKVGCGKGQCGACTVILDGKVVRSCIVKMRRVAENAAVTTLEGIGTPTCLHPLQHSWIYHGAAQCGFCTPGFIVSAKGLLDENPNPSREDVRDWFQKHHNICRCTGYKPLVDAVMDAAAVMRGAKTLEDIQFKMPADGRIWGSRIPRPSAVAKVTGVAEFGADAAYRLPPDTLHLALAQAKVSHAVIKGIDTSEAEKMPGVYRVLTHKDVKGKNRITGLITFPTNKGDGWERPILNDSKIFQYGDALAIVCADSECNARAAAEKVKFDLELLPEYMSAPEAMAPDAIEIHPGTPNVYYDQNEAKGEDTKPFFDDPANVVAEGSFYTQRQPHLPIEPDVGYGYINEQGQVVIHSKSVGIHLHALMIAPGLGLEFPKDLVLVQNTTGGTFGYKFSPTMEALIGVAVMATGRPCHLRYNYEQQQQYTGKRSPFWTTMRYAANKQGKILAMETDWSVDHGPYSEFGDLLTLRGAQYIGAGYGIPNIRGKGRTVATNHCWGAAFRGYGAPESEFPSEVLMDMLAEKLGMDPFELRALNCYKEGDTTPTGQVPEVMSLPEMFDIMRPKYEAAKKRAAEKSTPEVKRGVGVALGVYGAGLDGPDTSEAWVELNEDGGVTVGSSWEDHGQGADSGALGTAHETLRPLGVPADKIRLVMNDTSKTPNSGPAGGSRSQVVTGNAIRVACEALMEGMRKPAGGFLDYEGMKAEGRALRYDGKWSAPAKDCDANGQGSPFACYMYGLFMAEVAVEKATGKTQVEKLTCVADIGELCNELIVDGQIYGGLAQGVGLALSEDYEDIKKHSTMGGAGIPSIQMIPDDMEIVYVKTPRKDGPHGASGVGEMPLTAPHPAIINAIYNACGARITHLPAYPEKVLEAMPK; encoded by the coding sequence ATGGAAACAAAAACTCTTGTGGTCAATGGCATTCCCAGACGATTGCTGGTCAACCCCGACGACAGCCTGGTTGACGTGTTGCGCGGGCAGTTGCAGTTGACGAGCGTCAAAGTGGGCTGCGGCAAGGGCCAGTGCGGCGCCTGTACCGTGATTCTGGACGGCAAGGTGGTGCGCTCCTGCATCGTCAAAATGCGCCGCGTGGCGGAAAACGCCGCCGTCACCACCCTGGAAGGCATCGGCACGCCCACCTGCCTGCATCCTTTGCAGCATTCCTGGATTTACCACGGCGCGGCGCAGTGCGGTTTCTGCACGCCGGGCTTCATCGTGTCGGCCAAGGGCCTGCTGGATGAAAATCCCAATCCCAGCCGTGAGGACGTGCGCGACTGGTTCCAGAAACATCACAATATTTGCCGCTGCACCGGCTACAAACCGCTGGTGGACGCGGTCATGGACGCGGCGGCCGTGATGCGCGGCGCAAAAACCCTGGAGGACATCCAGTTCAAGATGCCCGCCGACGGTCGCATCTGGGGGTCGCGCATCCCCCGGCCCAGTGCCGTGGCCAAGGTCACGGGCGTGGCGGAATTCGGCGCCGACGCCGCTTACCGTCTGCCGCCCGACACCCTGCATCTGGCCCTGGCCCAGGCCAAGGTTTCCCATGCCGTCATCAAGGGCATCGACACCTCCGAAGCCGAAAAGATGCCCGGCGTCTACCGGGTGCTGACCCATAAGGACGTCAAGGGCAAAAACCGCATCACCGGCCTGATCACTTTCCCCACCAACAAGGGTGACGGCTGGGAACGGCCCATCCTGAATGACTCCAAGATCTTCCAGTACGGCGACGCCCTGGCCATCGTCTGCGCGGACAGCGAGTGCAACGCCCGCGCCGCGGCGGAAAAGGTCAAATTCGATCTGGAACTGCTGCCCGAATACATGAGCGCGCCCGAGGCCATGGCCCCGGACGCCATTGAAATCCATCCCGGCACGCCCAACGTCTACTACGACCAGAACGAAGCCAAGGGCGAGGACACCAAACCCTTCTTCGACGATCCCGCCAATGTGGTGGCGGAAGGCAGCTTCTACACCCAGCGGCAGCCCCATTTGCCCATTGAGCCGGATGTGGGCTACGGCTACATCAATGAACAGGGCCAGGTGGTCATCCACTCCAAATCCGTGGGCATCCATCTGCACGCCCTGATGATCGCGCCCGGCCTGGGCCTGGAATTCCCCAAGGATCTGGTCCTGGTGCAGAATACCACGGGCGGCACTTTCGGCTACAAGTTCAGCCCCACCATGGAAGCCCTGATCGGCGTGGCCGTCATGGCCACGGGCCGTCCCTGCCACCTGCGCTACAACTATGAACAACAGCAGCAGTACACCGGCAAGCGTTCGCCCTTCTGGACCACCATGCGCTACGCCGCCAACAAGCAGGGCAAAATCCTGGCCATGGAAACGGACTGGTCCGTGGACCACGGCCCGTATTCCGAATTCGGCGACCTGCTGACCCTGCGCGGCGCGCAGTACATCGGCGCGGGCTACGGCATCCCCAACATCCGGGGCAAGGGCCGCACCGTGGCCACCAACCACTGCTGGGGCGCGGCCTTCCGCGGCTACGGCGCGCCGGAGAGCGAATTCCCCTCCGAAGTGCTCATGGACATGCTGGCCGAGAAGCTGGGCATGGACCCCTTTGAACTGCGCGCTCTGAACTGCTACAAAGAAGGCGACACCACGCCCACCGGGCAGGTCCCCGAAGTCATGAGCCTGCCGGAGATGTTCGACATCATGCGGCCCAAATACGAAGCCGCCAAAAAACGCGCGGCCGAAAAATCCACCCCCGAAGTCAAACGCGGCGTGGGCGTGGCTCTGGGCGTGTACGGCGCGGGCCTGGACGGCCCGGACACCTCCGAAGCCTGGGTGGAACTCAATGAGGACGGCGGCGTGACCGTGGGGTCCTCTTGGGAAGATCACGGCCAAGGCGCGGATTCCGGAGCGCTGGGCACGGCCCACGAAACCCTGCGTCCCTTGGGCGTCCCGGCGGACAAAATCCGCCTGGTGATGAACGACACCAGCAAGACGCCCAACTCCGGCCCGGCGGGCGGTTCGCGTTCCCAGGTGGTCACGGGCAACGCCATCCGCGTGGCCTGCGAAGCCCTTATGGAGGGCATGCGCAAGCCCGCCGGCGGCTTCCTGGACTATGAGGGCATGAAGGCCGAAGGCCGCGCGTTGCGCTATGACGGCAAGTGGTCCGCCCCGGCCAAGGATTGTGACGCCAACGGTCAGGGCAGCCCCTTCGCCTGCTACATGTACGGCCTGTTCATGGCCGAAGTGGCCGTGGAAAAGGCTACCGGCAAAACCCAGGTGGAAAAGCTCACCTGCGTGGCCGACATCGGCGAACTGTGCAACGAACTGATCGTGGACGGCCAGATCTACGGCGGTCTGGCGCAGGGCGTGGGCCTGGCCCTGTCCGAGGACTATGAGGACATCAAGAAGCACAGCACCATGGGCGGCGCGGGCATTCCTTCCATCCAGATGATTCCCGACGACATGGAAATCGTCTATGTGAAGACTCCGCGTAAGGACGGCCCGCACGGCGCGTCGGGCGTGGGCGAAATGCCCCTCACCGCGCCGCACCCGGCCATTATCAACGCCATCTATAACGCCTGCGGCGCGCGCATCACGCACCTGCCCGCCTATCCGGAAAAGGTGCTGGAAGCCATGCCCAAGTAA
- a CDS encoding molybdopterin-binding protein, with amino-acid sequence MKTIDVRDAVGSVLCHDITRIVPGQSKGPVFRKGHVVREEDIPVLLEVGKEHLYVFEPQPGLVHENEAAARIAAATAGANILLSEPKEGRINFSAACDGLLRVDVAALGRINSLGEITLATLHSLQKVDKGREVAGTRVVPLLIDDEKLRALEVMVRGPVVEVLPLRRFQVGMVTTGSEVFYGRIQDGFGPVLRKKFAALGSAVMGQTLTSDEVEMTASAIRDFLQQGADMVVVTGGMSVDPDDRTPAAIRAAGAEVVSYGAPVYPGAMFLLAYVRTPKGRVPVLGLPGCVMYHKASIFDLLVPRLLAGLEVTAEDVAVLGHGGFCSACPQCHYPICPFGK; translated from the coding sequence ATGAAAACCATTGATGTGCGCGACGCTGTGGGCAGCGTGCTCTGTCATGACATTACCCGTATCGTGCCGGGGCAGAGCAAGGGGCCGGTCTTCCGCAAAGGCCATGTGGTGCGGGAGGAAGACATCCCGGTACTGCTGGAAGTGGGCAAGGAACATCTTTACGTTTTTGAGCCGCAGCCGGGCCTGGTGCATGAAAACGAGGCCGCGGCCCGCATTGCGGCGGCCACGGCCGGAGCCAACATTCTGCTCAGCGAACCCAAGGAAGGGCGGATCAATTTTTCCGCCGCCTGTGACGGCCTGCTGCGGGTGGATGTGGCCGCGCTCGGCCGCATCAACAGTCTGGGCGAAATCACCCTGGCCACGCTGCACAGCCTGCAAAAGGTGGACAAGGGCCGGGAGGTGGCGGGCACCCGCGTTGTGCCCCTGCTGATTGACGATGAAAAGCTGCGCGCCCTTGAGGTCATGGTCAGAGGCCCGGTGGTGGAAGTGCTGCCCCTGCGGCGTTTTCAGGTGGGCATGGTCACCACGGGCAGCGAAGTCTTTTACGGGCGGATTCAGGACGGGTTCGGCCCGGTGCTGCGGAAAAAATTCGCAGCCCTGGGCAGCGCGGTCATGGGCCAGACCCTGACCAGCGACGAGGTGGAAATGACCGCCTCGGCCATCAGGGATTTCCTGCAACAGGGCGCGGATATGGTGGTGGTCACCGGCGGCATGTCGGTGGATCCGGACGACCGCACTCCGGCGGCCATCCGCGCCGCCGGGGCGGAAGTGGTCAGTTACGGCGCGCCCGTCTATCCGGGGGCCATGTTCCTGCTGGCCTACGTCCGGACGCCCAAGGGACGCGTGCCGGTGCTGGGTCTGCCCGGCTGCGTCATGTATCACAAGGCGAGCATTTTTGACCTGCTGGTGCCGCGCCTGCTGGCCGGACTCGAGGTGACGGCGGAAGACGTGGCCGTGCTGGGGCACGGCGGGTTCTGCTCCGCCTGTCCGCAGTGTCACTATCCCATTTGTCCTTTCGGCAAATGA
- a CDS encoding DVU3141 family protein, with amino-acid sequence MNRRFPGPPPAWAVLPLALGLFLPLAGCGLFSDPPPPPAYQPGPVEAYLASADSGDSTTLDDPDFGKNVRVTLDDSFTSAKGESCKRATVLAGQREAEVVVICRNAEGQWRMAPRVWGQGIDTP; translated from the coding sequence ATGAACAGACGATTCCCCGGCCCGCCGCCCGCCTGGGCGGTTCTGCCGCTGGCTTTGGGGCTTTTCCTGCCGCTGGCCGGTTGCGGCCTCTTCTCCGACCCGCCCCCGCCGCCGGCCTATCAGCCCGGTCCGGTGGAAGCCTATCTTGCTTCCGCCGACAGCGGCGATTCCACCACCCTGGACGATCCGGACTTCGGCAAGAACGTCCGCGTCACCCTGGACGACAGCTTCACCTCGGCCAAGGGCGAGAGCTGCAAACGGGCCACTGTGCTGGCCGGGCAGAGAGAAGCCGAAGTCGTGGTCATCTGCCGGAATGCCGAAGGGCAGTGGCGGATGGCGCCTCGTGTCTGGGGGCAGGGCATCGATACCCCCTGA
- a CDS encoding polysaccharide biosynthesis/export family protein: MLNSFRLIFAFLLVGLVCGSARAADNVQPYGANLFQGNFAKGQDGGAVAPGDRVVLRLWGGALNVDGTFTVDAQGRIDLPEVGPLPVAGLAHDKLVDDLRSKLAATGHADTQVYVAPLDARPVSVFVTGGVAKPGRYTGSPNDPVLSFLDKAGGIDPSRGSYRAVRLMRDGNVVSSLDLYPFVRRGELPAVRLLEGDTLVVGDKGPTVTATGAVRNAARFEFLKGQATGATLMELAEPERQASHISLNGTRNGAPYATYLPLKELRHLTLEDGDRVQFMADATGATMMIEVQGAVRGTSRFPVRRGARLKDVQNFIAVEPGRANLKAMYIKRKSVAARQKKAIADSLRRLEETALTASSSSSEESQIRAKEAEMIAKFVERAKNVEPEGVVVLDNGAASGKLALEDGDIIVIPGKSDVVLVSGEVMVPQAMLWSEDKDLGDYVKGAGGYSNRADRDHVLIMHQNGSVSQNGDAIRAGDQILVLPKVESKNMQAVKDISQVLMQVAVSTGAVLGLPFLQ, encoded by the coding sequence ATGCTCAACTCATTCCGCCTCATTTTTGCTTTTCTTCTTGTGGGCCTTGTCTGCGGGAGCGCCCGGGCCGCCGACAACGTGCAGCCCTACGGGGCCAATCTTTTCCAGGGCAATTTCGCCAAAGGCCAGGATGGCGGCGCGGTGGCTCCCGGCGATCGCGTGGTGCTGCGCCTCTGGGGCGGCGCCCTCAACGTGGACGGCACCTTCACTGTGGATGCGCAGGGCCGTATCGACCTGCCGGAAGTGGGTCCGCTGCCTGTGGCCGGCCTGGCCCACGACAAGCTGGTGGACGATCTGCGCAGCAAGCTGGCGGCCACCGGCCATGCCGACACCCAGGTCTACGTGGCGCCGCTGGACGCCCGGCCCGTGTCCGTCTTTGTGACCGGCGGCGTCGCCAAACCGGGCCGCTACACGGGCTCGCCCAATGATCCGGTGCTCAGCTTTCTGGACAAGGCCGGCGGCATTGATCCATCGCGCGGCAGCTACCGGGCTGTGCGCCTGATGCGCGACGGTAACGTGGTCAGCAGCCTGGATCTCTATCCCTTTGTGCGGCGGGGCGAATTGCCCGCCGTGCGCCTGCTGGAAGGCGACACACTGGTGGTGGGCGACAAGGGTCCCACAGTCACGGCCACAGGGGCGGTGCGCAATGCCGCGCGCTTTGAATTTCTCAAGGGGCAGGCTACGGGCGCGACGCTCATGGAACTGGCCGAACCCGAACGCCAGGCCTCGCACATATCCCTCAACGGCACGCGCAACGGCGCGCCCTACGCCACCTATCTGCCGCTCAAGGAACTGCGCCACCTCACCCTTGAGGACGGCGACCGCGTGCAGTTCATGGCTGACGCCACGGGCGCCACCATGATGATCGAGGTGCAGGGCGCGGTGCGCGGCACCTCGCGCTTTCCGGTGCGCCGGGGGGCGCGCCTGAAGGACGTGCAGAACTTCATCGCCGTGGAGCCGGGGCGGGCCAATCTCAAGGCCATGTACATCAAGCGCAAGAGCGTCGCCGCCCGGCAGAAGAAAGCCATTGCCGACTCCCTGCGCCGCCTGGAGGAGACCGCGCTCACGGCCTCGTCCTCCAGCTCCGAGGAATCCCAGATCCGGGCCAAGGAAGCGGAGATGATCGCCAAATTCGTGGAGCGGGCCAAAAACGTGGAACCTGAGGGCGTGGTGGTGCTGGACAACGGCGCGGCCAGCGGCAAGCTGGCGCTGGAGGACGGCGACATCATCGTGATCCCCGGCAAGAGCGACGTGGTGCTGGTCAGCGGCGAAGTCATGGTGCCCCAGGCCATGCTCTGGAGCGAAGACAAGGATCTCGGGGATTACGTCAAGGGCGCGGGCGGCTACAGCAACCGGGCCGACCGCGACCATGTGCTGATCATGCACCAGAACGGCTCGGTATCCCAAAACGGCGACGCCATCAGGGCGGGCGACCAGATTCTGGTGCTGCCCAAGGTGGAATCCAAGAACATGCAGGCCGTCAAGGATATTTCCCAGGTGCTCATGCAGGTGGCGGTGTCCACGGGCGCGGTGCTCGGCCTGCCCTTCCTGCAATAA
- a CDS encoding nitroreductase family protein produces MLYFTVDKELCVSCGACAEDCLPQAIQMEGEYPSIPNEEHCMRCLHCLAVCPTGAISILGHDPAESEPLKGRLPAPEQVATLMKGRRSVRRYKQENVDPALLRRVLDVAAHAPTGVNARQLWVTVIDDTASMDAFRKEVYQRLEDLVRENRMPENPRRQFFSSAPELWRKGLDPIFRHAPHCILVSNAKDAPCREQDSLIYLSYFELMAQSGGLGTVWCGLLYWCLRLVLPELIPRLGIPETHELGYAMLFGSPAVQYQRTAERGPADVHRVIWPAR; encoded by the coding sequence ATGTTGTATTTTACTGTCGATAAAGAATTGTGTGTTTCCTGCGGCGCCTGCGCCGAGGACTGTCTGCCCCAGGCCATTCAGATGGAGGGCGAGTATCCGTCCATCCCCAATGAGGAGCACTGCATGCGCTGCCTGCATTGTCTGGCCGTCTGCCCCACCGGGGCCATTTCCATTCTGGGGCATGACCCGGCGGAAAGCGAACCGTTGAAAGGACGCCTGCCCGCGCCGGAGCAGGTGGCTACCCTGATGAAGGGCCGCCGCTCCGTGCGCCGCTATAAACAGGAAAACGTGGACCCCGCCCTGCTCCGCCGGGTGCTGGACGTGGCGGCGCACGCGCCCACCGGCGTCAACGCGCGCCAGCTGTGGGTGACGGTCATTGACGACACGGCGAGCATGGACGCCTTCCGGAAGGAAGTGTACCAGCGCCTGGAAGACCTGGTACGGGAAAACCGCATGCCGGAAAATCCGCGCCGCCAGTTTTTCTCCAGCGCGCCGGAACTCTGGCGCAAGGGGCTGGACCCCATTTTCCGGCACGCGCCCCATTGCATTCTGGTCTCCAATGCCAAGGACGCCCCCTGCCGGGAACAGGATTCGCTGATCTATCTTTCGTATTTTGAACTCATGGCCCAGAGCGGCGGCCTGGGCACGGTCTGGTGCGGCCTGCTCTACTGGTGTCTGCGGCTGGTGCTGCCCGAACTGATCCCCCGCCTGGGCATTCCGGAGACGCACGAACTTGGCTACGCCATGCTGTTCGGCTCTCCGGCGGTGCAGTATCAGCGCACGGCGGAACGCGGCCCGGCCGACGTCCATCGGGTGATCTGGCCCGCGCGCTGA
- a CDS encoding MBL fold metallo-hydrolase, giving the protein MPVATFPLGPLQTNSYLIHNAERAVAVDVGGEPAPMLEYLTEHKLALSAICLTHRHFDHLYGVAELAGATKAVVYAPTGDDSLAETESGRGGIWGFPPVPPFDSLPMPTGQADFGGMECRVLETPGHTPGGVSLYFPAEKLVFTGDALFYRSMGRTDFPGGDQATLLHSIADVLFKLPDDTTVYPGHGPATSIGDERRNNPFCGEFGA; this is encoded by the coding sequence ATGCCTGTAGCCACCTTCCCTCTGGGCCCCTTGCAGACCAACAGTTATCTTATCCACAATGCAGAACGGGCCGTGGCCGTGGACGTGGGCGGCGAGCCCGCGCCCATGCTTGAATATCTGACGGAACACAAGCTCGCTCTGTCCGCCATCTGTCTCACCCACAGGCACTTCGACCACCTTTACGGCGTGGCCGAACTGGCTGGAGCCACCAAGGCCGTGGTCTACGCCCCCACGGGCGACGACAGCCTGGCCGAAACCGAATCCGGCAGGGGCGGCATCTGGGGCTTCCCGCCGGTGCCGCCTTTCGACAGCCTGCCCATGCCCACGGGGCAAGCCGACTTCGGCGGCATGGAGTGCCGGGTGCTGGAGACGCCGGGTCACACGCCGGGCGGGGTCTCCCTGTACTTTCCGGCGGAAAAGCTGGTCTTCACCGGCGACGCGCTCTTTTACCGCTCCATGGGCCGCACGGACTTCCCCGGCGGCGACCAGGCCACCCTGCTGCATTCCATCGCGGACGTGCTTTTCAAGCTGCCGGACGACACCACGGTCTATCCCGGCCACGGCCCGGCCACCAGCATCGGCGACGAGCGCAGAAACAATCCCTTCTGCGGCGAGTTCGGGGCGTGA
- a CDS encoding flavodoxin family protein, whose translation MNRILALLCSPRPDGVSDNLARLFAEGAVEAGAGVRLEPLRRYAIAPCIGCGACSRPPHNCVLAKNGDQAEELFSLLQAAPLVLLAAPVYFYALPARFKAFIDRGQRFWAARSQADAAKGGESLLPPKPVLAALAAGRPRGGQLFNGALLTLKYFLAPQNARIQDTRLLRGLDKPEDLWARPAVCDALRAWGRHWGERVTARAKDGRVE comes from the coding sequence GTGAACCGGATTCTGGCGCTTTTGTGCAGCCCCCGGCCTGACGGCGTTTCCGACAACCTGGCCCGCCTTTTCGCCGAAGGCGCGGTCGAGGCCGGGGCCGGGGTGCGCCTTGAGCCCCTGCGCCGCTACGCCATCGCCCCCTGCATCGGCTGCGGGGCCTGCTCCCGTCCCCCGCACAACTGCGTGCTGGCCAAGAACGGAGATCAGGCCGAAGAGCTGTTTTCCCTGCTTCAGGCCGCGCCTCTGGTGCTGCTGGCCGCGCCTGTCTACTTTTACGCCCTGCCCGCCCGTTTCAAAGCCTTCATCGACCGGGGGCAGCGTTTCTGGGCCGCGCGGTCGCAGGCCGACGCCGCCAAGGGCGGCGAGTCCCTCCTTCCGCCCAAGCCCGTGCTGGCGGCCCTGGCCGCCGGAAGGCCGCGCGGCGGCCAGTTGTTCAACGGCGCTCTGCTGACCCTCAAATACTTTCTGGCTCCGCAAAACGCCCGTATTCAGGACACACGCCTGCTGCGCGGCCTGGACAAGCCGGAAGACCTGTGGGCGCGACCGGCGGTCTGCGATGCGTTGCGCGCCTGGGGACGCCATTGGGGTGAGAGGGTTACGGCCCGGGCGAAAGACGGACGCGTGGAGTGA
- a CDS encoding ComF family protein yields MIPGLLRRWGHILGLSQTRCAHCLRPFLPAGDALGASANDDVAGAAAPLCPACRTLFSPYRGPRCPRCGLPTAEARASGQAVALSRPDPESRCGQCLNDDPPWDSLAYYGLYCDALRDALLRLKFDGELSLAPLLGACLLEASRCLPSPDALLAVPQHPAHLRRRGFNQAHELAKALHCLTGLPLRPELLRRTKTGPPQAGLSATLRRRNVLDSFQAAPQAHGLRLWLIDDVMTTGSTLAAACLALRSAGALQVRALFVARTPRHG; encoded by the coding sequence GTGATCCCCGGCCTTCTACGGCGTTGGGGCCATATTCTGGGGCTGAGCCAGACGCGTTGCGCGCACTGCCTGCGCCCTTTTTTGCCCGCCGGAGACGCCCTCGGCGCTTCCGCGAACGACGACGTCGCGGGGGCCGCCGCGCCGCTCTGTCCGGCATGCCGGACGCTGTTTTCCCCATACCGGGGGCCGCGCTGTCCGCGTTGCGGCCTGCCCACGGCAGAAGCGCGCGCGTCGGGCCAAGCCGTCGCATTGTCCCGGCCCGACCCGGAGAGCCGTTGCGGCCAATGCCTGAATGATGATCCGCCCTGGGACAGCCTGGCCTATTACGGCCTGTATTGCGATGCGTTACGCGACGCCTTGCTGCGGCTCAAATTCGATGGGGAACTCTCCCTGGCTCCGTTGCTCGGAGCCTGTCTGCTGGAAGCTTCCCGCTGTCTGCCGTCTCCCGACGCGCTGCTGGCCGTGCCGCAACACCCGGCCCATCTGCGCCGCCGGGGTTTCAATCAGGCTCACGAGCTGGCCAAGGCGCTACATTGTCTTACGGGCCTGCCTCTGCGCCCGGAGCTGCTGCGCCGCACGAAAACAGGCCCGCCGCAGGCCGGATTGTCCGCCACCCTGCGCCGCCGCAATGTGCTGGACTCTTTTCAGGCCGCGCCCCAGGCCCACGGCCTGCGCCTCTGGCTGATTGACGACGTGATGACCACAGGCAGCACCCTGGCGGCGGCCTGTCTGGCCCTGCGCTCGGCCGGGGCCCTGCAGGTGCGCGCGCTCTTCGTCGCACGGACGCCGAGGCACGGTTGA
- a CDS encoding DUF4198 domain-containing protein has translation MPRAFFSLHRLLSLPFPSRLFLLAFLCCLAAARPASAQMTLLVPSQPGIEAPAKAKEEQKKNTAEQNAVQAPAKAAPEAVQPPKPQDGAGKAKQQADGQIPATPDAAKAVEAAGRNATVPVSADAANDEGELQTPPISEEVDVLISMMRPFRHEGLPMDMPQLFAVLRYDDNTPVKDGVLQPERHDLLGDVEEIRYLDQKAWGANVALSRPGLYQFIIEARPWWDAARDRFVQHYVKTTLPVYGVERGWELPVGQRFEIQPLTRAFGLTAPALFSGRVLFNGKPLDNAPVRMARINTDKQNAPTPWHEELAARTDGEGRFAFVLNQPGWWCCAATAAGDPLKGPDGQPKPLELGALFWLYVDGATAEARKR, from the coding sequence ATGCCGCGCGCCTTTTTCTCTCTTCACCGCCTGTTGTCTTTGCCGTTTCCGTCGCGTCTGTTCCTGCTCGCATTTCTGTGCTGCCTTGCGGCCGCGCGCCCCGCTTCAGCCCAGATGACCCTGCTGGTGCCCAGTCAGCCCGGCATCGAAGCTCCGGCCAAGGCCAAGGAAGAGCAGAAAAAAAACACTGCGGAACAAAACGCGGTCCAGGCCCCGGCCAAAGCAGCGCCTGAGGCCGTCCAGCCCCCAAAGCCGCAGGACGGTGCGGGCAAGGCCAAGCAGCAGGCCGACGGACAAATTCCGGCCACCCCCGACGCCGCCAAAGCTGTGGAAGCCGCCGGGCGGAATGCCACAGTCCCGGTATCCGCCGACGCGGCCAACGACGAAGGAGAGCTCCAGACGCCGCCCATCAGCGAGGAAGTGGACGTGCTGATCAGCATGATGCGTCCCTTCCGGCATGAAGGCCTGCCCATGGACATGCCGCAGCTTTTCGCGGTGCTGCGCTATGACGACAATACGCCCGTCAAGGACGGCGTGCTCCAGCCCGAACGGCATGACCTGCTGGGCGACGTGGAGGAAATCCGCTACCTGGATCAGAAGGCATGGGGGGCCAATGTGGCTCTGAGCCGACCCGGCCTCTACCAGTTCATCATTGAGGCCCGCCCCTGGTGGGATGCCGCCCGCGACCGCTTTGTGCAGCATTACGTCAAAACCACCCTGCCCGTGTACGGCGTGGAGCGCGGCTGGGAACTGCCCGTGGGACAGCGCTTTGAAATCCAACCCCTGACCCGTGCCTTCGGCCTGACCGCCCCGGCCCTCTTTTCCGGCCGCGTGCTGTTCAACGGCAAGCCTCTGGACAATGCGCCGGTGCGCATGGCCCGGATCAACACGGACAAACAGAACGCGCCCACGCCCTGGCATGAGGAGCTGGCGGCCCGCACCGACGGCGAAGGACGCTTCGCCTTTGTGCTCAATCAGCCGGGCTGGTGGTGCTGCGCGGCCACTGCCGCCGGTGATCCGCTCAAAGGACCGGACGGTCAGCCCAAGCCTCTGGAACTGGGCGCGCTGTTCTGGCTCTATGTGGACGGCGCGACTGCCGAAGCCCGCAAACGCTGA
- a CDS encoding Tim44 domain-containing protein, producing MKASAILIAIFLFFSAFVLTLPESADAARMGGGRSFGGKPFMSQPAPAPTMRQQTPGAQRQPMNQAQAGQAAQRPGMFGGMGGLFGGLLAGTLLGSLLAGNGFSGGGFMDIILIGLLVFLGLKLFARFRNRQAPAPAGAGAQGAAMGGLHGDLREDSASQGMRRDNAASGWDVLRDTGRGGADQAQDFDAAPRVDVPQGFDVDEFLRGAKMAYNRLQHSWDKRDLNDIAQFATPAVLDAVREQLAAEPTPSTTEVLLVNAQLLGVENDGDDQRAQVFFDVLLRESPDQQAPSSVREVWHFVRPIAGGTWKLDGIQQVE from the coding sequence ATGAAAGCAAGTGCCATTCTGATCGCAATATTTCTGTTTTTTTCCGCCTTTGTCCTTACCCTGCCCGAATCGGCCGACGCCGCGCGCATGGGCGGCGGCCGCTCCTTCGGCGGCAAACCCTTCATGAGCCAGCCCGCGCCCGCGCCGACCATGCGCCAGCAGACGCCCGGCGCGCAACGCCAGCCCATGAACCAGGCGCAGGCCGGTCAGGCCGCGCAGCGCCCCGGCATGTTCGGCGGCATGGGCGGCCTGTTCGGCGGTCTGCTGGCCGGCACCCTGCTCGGTTCCCTGCTTGCGGGCAACGGCTTCTCGGGCGGCGGCTTTATGGACATCATTCTCATCGGCCTGCTGGTCTTCCTCGGGCTCAAGCTCTTCGCCCGCTTCCGTAACCGGCAGGCTCCCGCGCCCGCCGGGGCCGGAGCGCAGGGCGCGGCCATGGGCGGTCTGCACGGCGACCTGCGCGAGGACAGCGCCTCCCAGGGCATGCGCCGCGACAACGCGGCCTCCGGCTGGGACGTGCTGCGCGACACGGGCCGGGGCGGCGCGGACCAAGCGCAGGACTTTGACGCCGCGCCGCGCGTGGACGTGCCCCAGGGCTTTGACGTGGATGAATTTCTGCGCGGAGCCAAGATGGCCTACAACCGCTTGCAGCATTCATGGGATAAGCGCGATCTGAACGATATCGCCCAGTTCGCAACGCCCGCCGTGCTGGACGCCGTACGCGAGCAACTGGCGGCCGAGCCCACGCCGAGCACCACGGAAGTGCTGCTGGTCAACGCCCAGTTGCTGGGTGTGGAAAACGACGGCGACGACCAGCGCGCCCAGGTTTTCTTTGACGTGCTGCTGCGCGAGAGTCCGGACCAGCAGGCTCCGTCCTCGGTACGCGAAGTCTGGCATTTTGTGCGCCCCATAGCGGGCGGCACCTGGAAGTTGGACGGCATTCAGCAGGTGGAGTGA